The DNA segment CCAGCAGGTGTGTGTGATGAATCCCGCGATTGGCCAACAATGGCTACCCTTTGCCTCGCTGAAAACTGAAATCAGCGGCTATGCGCTCATTCTCGATCCACAAACGCGGGTTAACGCTGAGCAGAGCGCCGAAACAGGCACGACGAAAAGCACGTTGCCTCATGCGATGAGTTTGAAAGAAACGGCTGCGGTGCCCGGTATGTATGGGCTGATGTTGATAACGTTTTTGGTTTCTCTCACGTTATTTCTCATGCCTTCGATGGTCAGTAACGCCATCAATCAGGCGTTTGCTGAGGTGGGTAACAGCCGCTTCCCTTACGGTTGGTTTATTGCCGCGTTTATTGCCTCAACGCTGCTGGCGCTGGGTGTGCGCGTGATCAGCGAGCGCTTTATCAAACGTTTTGTCCTGCTCAACAGCAGCGTGGGTTTTTCGCGACTGCTCGCCAATCCGCTGCGGTTTTTTGAAAAACGCGCACCGGGCGACATCTTTAGCCGATTTATCGCTTGGCAAGGCGGGCTGTTGCAGAAAATCGAGCTGGATAACGGTTTGCGAAGTGACTGGGTTATCTGCCTTATCGCGTTGGGCATTATGTTTTGGATTGCTCCCGTGCTGGCGCTGATTTCAGGCGTTGGGGTGATAGCCATGGGGATGATCAGTATCTGGGCGGTTCTGCGCGATCGTTGGTATACCCAGCAGCTGCAGCTCAAAAGCGCAGTGCTCAATGACTTTTTCATGGAAACGTTGCAAGGCGTTTTAACCATCAAAACGGCCGGACTTGAGAGCCAGCGCAAGGCACAGTTTGCATGGTTCAGCCGCGATTTGTTTGGCTGCTTGCAGCGGCAGAAGGTCTATCAGCAGGTCAAAGAGGGGCTGTATCAACTGGTGGGCAGCCTTGAGATGGTGGTTTTCATGCTGGTGGTTCTGCCCATGGTGAATAACAAGCAGATCTCTCTGGGCGATTTTTTTGCCTATAGCTTCCTACGCCAGATTTTTAGCTCTTATGTGACGCGCATTTTCTTTTCGATTATTCAAAAATCACAGTTGCATGTGATTGATACCCGCGCCCACAGCCTGTTTTTGGCCGATGAAGATCAACATGCGATACCGCAAAGCACCGAGCTAAGTACCGTTGCGCCGCATGTGCGCTTCGAGCGGGTACGTTTCTATTACGATCCAGCGAAAACGATTTTCGCGGGTATTTCTCTCGATCTGCCTGCGGGATCGCAAATCGCGA comes from the Hafnia alvei genome and includes:
- a CDS encoding peptidase domain-containing ABC transporter: MKPIIPDLIFQEETNECGLACIAMLAQTQGRKTDLDTLRARFPASDHGTSLNDLSTILASLGIASAPVLFEHHELSELPLPAILHYGASHYVVLAYRKGQQVCVMNPAIGQQWLPFASLKTEISGYALILDPQTRVNAEQSAETGTTKSTLPHAMSLKETAAVPGMYGLMLITFLVSLTLFLMPSMVSNAINQAFAEVGNSRFPYGWFIAAFIASTLLALGVRVISERFIKRFVLLNSSVGFSRLLANPLRFFEKRAPGDIFSRFIAWQGGLLQKIELDNGLRSDWVICLIALGIMFWIAPVLALISGVGVIAMGMISIWAVLRDRWYTQQLQLKSAVLNDFFMETLQGVLTIKTAGLESQRKAQFAWFSRDLFGCLQRQKVYQQVKEGLYQLVGSLEMVVFMLVVLPMVNNKQISLGDFFAYSFLRQIFSSYVTRIFFSIIQKSQLHVIDTRAHSLFLADEDQHAIPQSTELSTVAPHVRFERVRFYYDPAKTIFAGISLDLPAGSQIAIVGESGAGKSTLLRLIAGLFSPQEGGVLVDGNPVLAQQLASLVCLQSQEDILFNASVLENITLFDPHYRDSDRGRIEELLTSLALYPVIHQLPGGINALIRESHAALSLGQRQRLLLARSLYSSRPILLLDEPTANLDNETARTVMAAVQQHCRKTGKTLIVVTHSQHILPQFSQVYHLLDGELRPVTPAEAKPMVNVELLA